One Nocardioidaceae bacterium SCSIO 66511 genomic window carries:
- a CDS encoding carbohydrate ABC transporter permease, whose amino-acid sequence MSTQTEAESVRDDAPPPSAKQPKARRKGAMNHTLGARTTTGKVLTVVAIVVLLVFTLLPAFMMVSTSLDARSDDGSRSMIPTELTLEHFKFVLDEGGFVTYMRNSLLVGVGTVLISGVLALLAAVAVSRFQFKLRTSVLVMVLIVQMVPLEALVIPMFIQARHLGLLNQLFGLVVVYVAFSLSFAIWMLRGFVAAVPVEIEEAAYVDGASWWRMFRSVLLPLVAPGLVATSIFSFITAWNEFIFAITFMSEQSNYTAAAGLRSFFGRFGDNDWGAVMAGSTLITVPVMIFFIFVQRRLAEGLVSGAVKG is encoded by the coding sequence ATGAGCACGCAGACCGAAGCAGAGTCGGTGCGCGATGATGCGCCGCCGCCGTCCGCGAAGCAGCCGAAGGCGCGGCGTAAGGGGGCGATGAACCACACCCTCGGGGCGCGTACGACGACCGGCAAGGTGCTCACCGTCGTTGCGATCGTCGTGCTGCTCGTCTTCACCTTGCTGCCTGCGTTCATGATGGTGTCGACGTCGTTGGACGCGCGCTCCGACGACGGCTCTCGTTCGATGATCCCGACCGAGCTCACCCTCGAGCACTTCAAGTTCGTGCTCGATGAGGGCGGCTTCGTCACCTACATGCGCAACTCGCTGCTCGTCGGTGTCGGCACCGTACTGATCTCCGGTGTGCTCGCATTGCTTGCTGCGGTCGCCGTTTCCAGGTTCCAGTTCAAGCTGCGTACGTCGGTTCTGGTGATGGTGTTGATCGTGCAGATGGTGCCGCTCGAGGCATTGGTCATCCCGATGTTCATCCAGGCCCGTCACCTCGGGCTGCTGAACCAGCTGTTCGGCCTAGTGGTCGTCTACGTCGCGTTCTCCTTGTCGTTCGCGATCTGGATGTTGCGAGGCTTCGTCGCCGCTGTGCCGGTGGAGATCGAGGAGGCTGCGTACGTCGACGGGGCCTCCTGGTGGCGGATGTTCCGGTCGGTCCTGTTGCCGCTCGTTGCGCCGGGGCTCGTGGCGACCAGCATCTTCTCGTTCATCACCGCATGGAACGAGTTCATCTTCGCCATCACCTTCATGAGCGAGCAGTCGAACTACACCGCTGCGGCCGGATTGCGCAGCTTCTTCGGACGCTTCGGTGACAATGACTGGGGTGCGGTGATGGCGGGTTCGACGCTCATCACGGTGCCCGTGATGATCTTCTTCATCTTCGTGCAACGCCGGCTCGCCGAAGGTTTGGTGTCCGGCGCAGTCAAGGGGTAG
- a CDS encoding sugar ABC transporter substrate-binding protein, whose translation MRRRTISGVACLAALALTVAACGGDDDSSAGGELKESSCAPVTDGSAKGEKLTVWIMEGTNPDATPFFKEVSKKFEQQTGAELDVQFVAWADAQAKFNNAIGGGTTPDVAETGTTWTPGFADAGALTDIDACVDEAGIRDDLVDSLEEAGTYEDDLYGMPWYAGVRSIVYRTDVFKKAGVEPPKSWDELVEVSEKLKKAEPDMLPFPVAGDSEYGVDPFIWGAGGEIATEEDGQWTSQLDSDEAREGIEFYTGLDTEHGFSSAAARTWDETGLSDAFARGEASMIISGSWTPGALVEENPELKGKIGAFPIPGPEGDMSPSFVGGSHLSMFNNAENQDLAWTFVQMMTTGEFAEKWGEQSGFFPGTETLLNKVIEEDDPIVAPFAEQMVDAGASVPVTPLYEKVQGKSTIPAMVQEIITGKASVDDATSAAAEEMNNIFQGG comes from the coding sequence ATGAGACGTCGAACCATCAGCGGTGTGGCGTGCCTGGCGGCACTCGCGCTCACCGTCGCGGCATGCGGCGGCGACGACGACAGTAGTGCGGGCGGCGAGCTCAAGGAGTCTTCCTGCGCGCCGGTCACCGACGGCAGCGCAAAGGGCGAGAAGCTGACGGTCTGGATCATGGAGGGCACCAACCCGGACGCGACGCCGTTTTTCAAGGAGGTCAGCAAGAAGTTCGAGCAGCAGACCGGCGCGGAGCTCGACGTCCAGTTCGTCGCCTGGGCCGATGCGCAGGCGAAGTTCAACAACGCCATCGGTGGCGGTACGACCCCTGATGTTGCCGAGACCGGCACCACCTGGACCCCTGGGTTCGCCGATGCGGGCGCCCTGACCGACATCGACGCATGCGTCGACGAGGCCGGCATCCGCGACGATCTCGTCGACAGCCTGGAAGAAGCGGGTACGTACGAGGACGACCTGTACGGCATGCCGTGGTACGCGGGCGTGCGCAGCATCGTCTACCGCACCGATGTCTTCAAGAAGGCCGGCGTCGAACCGCCCAAGTCCTGGGACGAGCTGGTCGAGGTCTCCGAGAAGCTGAAGAAGGCCGAGCCCGACATGCTGCCGTTCCCGGTTGCGGGCGACAGCGAGTACGGCGTCGACCCGTTCATCTGGGGCGCCGGCGGCGAGATCGCAACCGAGGAGGACGGGCAGTGGACCTCACAGCTCGACTCCGATGAGGCCCGCGAAGGCATCGAGTTCTACACCGGGCTCGACACCGAGCACGGCTTCTCCTCGGCCGCAGCGCGTACGTGGGACGAGACCGGCCTCAGCGACGCCTTCGCTCGCGGCGAGGCCTCGATGATCATCTCGGGTAGCTGGACGCCGGGCGCTCTGGTCGAAGAGAATCCCGAGCTGAAGGGCAAGATCGGCGCGTTCCCGATCCCGGGTCCGGAGGGCGACATGAGCCCGTCGTTCGTCGGCGGCTCGCATCTGAGCATGTTCAACAACGCCGAGAACCAAGACCTGGCGTGGACGTTCGTTCAGATGATGACGACCGGTGAGTTCGCCGAGAAGTGGGGCGAGCAGTCCGGCTTCTTCCCGGGCACCGAAACCCTGCTGAACAAGGTGATCGAGGAGGACGACCCGATCGTCGCCCCGTTCGCCGAGCAGATGGTCGACGCAGGCGCGAGCGTGCCGGTGACGCCGCTGTACGAGAAGGTGCAGGGCAAGAGCACCATCCCGGCGATGGTGCAGGAGATCATCACCGGTAAGGCATCGGTCGACGACGCAACCTCGGCGGCGGCCGAGGAGATGAACAACATCTTCCAAGGCGGGTAG
- a CDS encoding sugar ABC transporter permease encodes MSVLSSGRRSRALPHRRVWRPWLLLAPSILTLAVLLLYPLGRVVYLSFQDYGLRELNLGLSNPVGLDNYRAIFEDPLFRTAITNTVVFAFVCVVLTVVLGTLVALLLVRLGTKLRALVTTAIMVAWAMPAVTGTYVWVFIFDTPSGVVMRGLNQLGMVDPDTTNWFIDRVSFYSIATINVVHHGFPFVAVTVLAGLLTLPGEMIESARIDGANAWQRFWNVTFPTLRPVFAVVTILSTIWDFKVFTQVFLMPGGDGTNRDVLNLGTWSYVTGISQKEYGLGSAIAVVLTLLLLLITIVYLRSMFKEDELR; translated from the coding sequence GTGTCCGTCCTCTCATCCGGGCGACGCAGCCGGGCGCTGCCACACCGAAGGGTGTGGCGGCCCTGGCTGCTGCTCGCCCCGTCGATCCTCACCCTCGCCGTACTCCTGCTGTATCCACTGGGGCGGGTCGTGTACCTGTCCTTCCAGGACTACGGCCTGCGTGAGCTCAACCTCGGGTTGAGCAACCCGGTCGGTCTCGACAACTATCGCGCGATCTTCGAGGATCCGCTATTTCGAACGGCCATCACCAACACCGTGGTGTTCGCGTTCGTCTGCGTCGTGCTCACGGTCGTCCTGGGCACGCTCGTCGCTCTGCTACTCGTACGGTTAGGCACGAAGCTGCGGGCGTTGGTGACCACGGCGATCATGGTGGCGTGGGCGATGCCCGCGGTGACCGGTACGTACGTCTGGGTCTTCATCTTCGATACGCCGAGCGGCGTCGTGATGCGCGGCCTGAACCAGCTGGGAATGGTCGATCCGGACACGACGAACTGGTTCATCGACCGGGTCAGCTTCTACTCGATCGCGACCATCAACGTCGTGCATCACGGCTTCCCCTTCGTGGCGGTGACGGTGCTCGCCGGTCTGCTCACCCTTCCGGGCGAGATGATCGAGTCGGCACGCATCGACGGCGCCAACGCATGGCAGCGGTTCTGGAATGTCACGTTCCCGACGCTGCGTCCGGTGTTCGCCGTGGTGACGATCCTGTCGACGATCTGGGACTTCAAGGTGTTCACCCAGGTGTTCCTGATGCCCGGCGGCGACGGCACGAACCGCGATGTGCTCAACCTCGGCACCTGGTCGTACGTCACCGGCATTTCGCAGAAGGAGTACGGCCTCGGCTCGGCGATCGCAGTCGTGCTGACCTTGCTGTTGCTGTTGATCACGATCGTCTACCTACGGTCGATGTTCAAGGAGGACGAGCTGCGATGA